In Nitrospirota bacterium, the genomic window AGCACCCTGAGGGGATTAACCTCATATCTCCTCTTGCAGTCTGAACAAAGGGAATCTATCTGTCCGGTCAAAAAATCTACCAGCGCCCTTCTGTAGATGGGACGGCATTCATCACAGCCAATGGAGTTGACCTCAAACCTGAGGTTATCTACCCCGACCCTCTCAAGAAAACACCTCAGCATATCAAGCACCTCGGCATCCATTCGCGGATCTTCTTCACCAAAGGCCTCAACGCCTATCTGATGAAACTGTCTGAACCTCCCCTTCTGAGGTCTTTCATACCTGAACATGGGACCGATATAATAGTATTTCTGGGGAGACGGAAGACTATAAAGATGGTTCTCCACATAGGCCCTCACCACTGGAGCAGTGCCTTCAGGTCTGAGGGTTATACTCCTGCCGGCCCTGTCATTGAATGTATACATCTCCTTCTCCACGATATCTGTTGTCTCTCCGATGCTTCTGGTAAAGACCTCTGTAAATTCCATAACCGGGGTCCTTATCTCCCTGTAACCAAATGGTGCAAAAACCTGAGCTGCTATGGACTCAACTTCCTGCCATAGATAGACATCCGGAGGCAGTATATCCTGCACTCCCTTAATCGCCCTGTATTTCACTCTCTAATGACCCCGCAGCACTCTCTTCCTCTGACTCTCTTACCTCATCAAACTCAAGCATCCGGACGTGGCTCTCTATCAACCTCTTGAGTTCTTCCTTGAAATGCCTCCTAATACCCTTCAGATCCACAATATCCTCGTGTATCTTTACAACCCTTTCCTGGGCATCCTTTATAAGGGTATCAGCCTTGAGCTCGGCCTCCCTTAATATCAATTCGGCCTCTTTCCTCGCGTTTGTCTTATAATCCTCCACCATCTGCTGGGCAGTCATAAGTGTCTCACGGAGGGTGTTCTCCATATCCCTGAACTCCTGCAGCTGGGCCTCTGACCTGTGGTGATGCTCCTTCAATGAGGCGTTCTCCCTCAAGAGGTCTTCCATCTCCTCACGGATCACCTCTAAAAAGGCATAAACCTCCTCAACATCAAATCCCCTGAACTTAACGGGAAACTGTTTCTGCTGAATATCAAGGGGTGTAATTCTCATAACATGCCTCCTTTCAGTCTATAACCAAGTTCAATCAGACTCCTTACAATGAAATATCTGGCAAAAACAATTCCGAGTATCACTATCAGGGGCGAGAAATCCATGCCGCCATATATACCAAGCTTCCTCCTTATCGGGCTTAGGACCGGTTCTGTCGCCCTGTAGAGGAATCTGACAATCGGGTTGTACGGATCGGGATTAACCCAGGTTATGAGGGCGGAGATAATAATCACCCACATATAGATACTCAGCAGAATATCAAGGATATTACCCACTGCTATAAAGAGATTACCAAGGATAAACATTCTATTGCCTCCCGCTTAACTCTTCTGCCCGCCTTGCAGCAGCCTCGACAGCCTCTTTTACGGCAGCCTTCAGAGAGTTTTTTTCAAGTCTGTAAAGACCCTCGGCAGTGGTTCCGCCCGGAGAGGTCACCATCTCTTTTAATTCTGCAGGCGTCTGCCCCTGCTTCAGCATCTTTATTGTTCCTGAGGCGGTCTGCAGGGTAAGGGCAAGGGCATCAGAGGCGCTCAACCCCATCCTCACACCGGCCTCTGCCATCGATTCAACAAAATACGCAAAAAAGGCAGGGCCACTCCCGCTAAGGGCCGTTACCGCATCCATCTTGTCTTCACTCAGCACCAGCACCTCTCCTACGCTCCTGAATATATCCACAACTGTCTTCAAGTCCTTCTTCCTTGTCCCCTCCAGGGGGGAGACAACGCTCATCCCCTCTCCAGCAAAGGCAGGGGCATTAGGCATCACCCTGAAGAGTCTTTTAGTCTTCAGCCTCCCGCAAAGATATTCGAGTTTTATTCCTGCGGCAATCGAGACAACAAGGTGTCTGTCTGTAACCCCATCTCGTATCTCAGCAGTAACATCCCCGATATCCGCGGGTTTTACTGCAAGGATAACAACATCTGATGCTGACAGCACTTCCCTGTTGTCAGCAGTTGTCTTTACCCTGTATCTCTTCTTCAGGTAATCCAGTCTCTCTTTCCTTTTATCTGCTACTATTATCCTGTCTCCGGATGCACCAAGGAGTCCGTTTATTATCGCCTCTGCCATATTGCCGCCACCGATAAAGCCTATCACTGATATAACCTCCTTCCAAATATCGCAGACCCGACCCTTACCATGGTCGCTCCCTCCTCCACAGCCACCTCAAAATCACCGGACATTCCCATGGAGAGTTCCGGGAGTTTAAACCCTTTCTCTTCAGCCCCATCCCTTATTTCCCTGAGTCTTCTAAAATACGGTCTGACGTCTTCAGGGGTTTCAAGAAACGGCGGTATGGTCATCAACCCCTCAACCACAAGATTATGCAAGTTCCCGACCTCTTCGAGGAGGGCAATTAGCCCCTCCGGACTTATCCCGGATCTGGATTCTCCCCCAGCGAGTTTTACCTGCACAA contains:
- a CDS encoding DivIVA domain-containing protein, which codes for MRITPLDIQQKQFPVKFRGFDVEEVYAFLEVIREEMEDLLRENASLKEHHHRSEAQLQEFRDMENTLRETLMTAQQMVEDYKTNARKEAELILREAELKADTLIKDAQERVVKIHEDIVDLKGIRRHFKEELKRLIESHVRMLEFDEVRESEEESAAGSLESEIQGD
- a CDS encoding YggT family protein, which translates into the protein MFILGNLFIAVGNILDILLSIYMWVIIISALITWVNPDPYNPIVRFLYRATEPVLSPIRRKLGIYGGMDFSPLIVILGIVFARYFIVRSLIELGYRLKGGML
- the proC gene encoding pyrroline-5-carboxylate reductase: MIGFIGGGNMAEAIINGLLGASGDRIIVADKRKERLDYLKKRYRVKTTADNREVLSASDVVILAVKPADIGDVTAEIRDGVTDRHLVVSIAAGIKLEYLCGRLKTKRLFRVMPNAPAFAGEGMSVVSPLEGTRKKDLKTVVDIFRSVGEVLVLSEDKMDAVTALSGSGPAFFAYFVESMAEAGVRMGLSASDALALTLQTASGTIKMLKQGQTPAELKEMVTSPGGTTAEGLYRLEKNSLKAAVKEAVEAAARRAEELSGRQ